In Macaca thibetana thibetana isolate TM-01 chromosome 8, ASM2454274v1, whole genome shotgun sequence, one DNA window encodes the following:
- the R3HCC1 gene encoding R3H and coiled-coil domain-containing protein 1, with protein MASKSMTQRSALLTWGGTPRAAAKRREAVALPPVTLALLCLDGVFLSSAENDFVHRIQEELDRFLLQKQMSKVLLFPPLSSRLRYLIHRTAENFDLLSSFSVGEGWKRRTVICHQDIRVPSSDGLSGPCRPPASYPSKYHGPRPTSNQGAAAPRGARAGRWYRGRKPDQPLYVPRVLRRQEEWGLTSTSGLKGEAPAGRDPEEPGDVGAGDPNSDQGLPVLMTQGTEDLKSPGQRCENEPLPDPVGPEPPGPESQSGKGDRVETATRFGSTLQLDLEEGKESPLEKRLVAEEEEDEEEVEEDGPSSCLEDDYTELLQEITDNLTKKEIQIEKIHLDTSSFVEELPGEKDLAHVVEIYDFEPALKTEDLLATFSEFQEKGFRIQWVDDTHALGIFPCLASAAEALTREFSVLKIRPLTQGSKQSKLKALQRPKLLRLVKERPQTNVTVARRLVARALGLQHKKKERPAVRGPLPP; from the exons GGGGACGCCGAGGGCGGCTGCGAAGCGCAGAGAGGCCGTG GCTCTCCCACCTGTCACCCTGGCCCTTCTCTGCTTGGACGGTGTCTTCCTCTCCTCAGCTGAGAATGACTTCGTCCACCGGATCCAGGAGGAACTGGACCGCTTTCTGCTGCAGAAGCAAATGTCAAA ggttCTTCTTTTCCCCCCACTCTCCAGTCGCCTCCGGTACCTGATCCATAGAACAGCAGAGAATTTTGATCTCTTGAGCAGCTTCTCCGTTGGGGAGGGCTGGAAGAGGAGGACGGTCATCTGTCACCAGGACATCAG GGTACCCAGTTCAGATGGCCTCTCTGGCCCCTGCCGCCCTCCTGCCTCCTACCCCAGCAAGTACCACGGTCCTCGGCCCACCTCCAACCAAGGAGCAGCTGCTCCCCGAGGTGCCCGGGCTGGCCGGTGGTATCGTGGACGCAAGCCAGACCAGCCTTTGTATGTGCCTCGGGTGCTGCGCAGGCAGGAAGAATGGGGGCTGACCTCTACCTCGGGGCTCAAGGGAGAGGCCCCAGCTGGCAGGGATCCAGAAGAACCTGGAGATGTTGGTGCTGGAGACCCCAACTCTGATCAGGGACTCCCTGTGCTGATGACTCAGGGAACAGAGGACCTAAAGAGCCCAGGACAAAGGTGTGAGAATGAGCCGCTGCCGGACCCTGTTGGCCCTGAGCCCCCGGGGCCTGAGAGTCAGTCAGGGAAGGGAGACAGGGTGGAGACGGCCACACGGTTTGGGTCCACCCTGCAGCTAGACctggaagaggggaaggagagtCCGCTGGAGAAGAGGCTcgtggcagaggaggaagaggacgaagaggaggtggaagaggacGGCCCCAGCAGCTGCTTGGAAGACGATTACACTGAGCTGCTGCAGGAG ATCACAGACAACCTGACGAAGAAGGAGATTCAGATAGAGAAGATCCACTTGGACACGTCCTCCTTTGTAGAGGAACTGCCTGGAGAGAAGGACCTTGCCCACGTGGTAGAGATCTATGACTTTGAACCAGCGCTCAAGACGGAGGACCTGCTGGCAACGTTTTCTGAGTTCCA AGAGAAGGGGTTCAGGATTCAGTGGGTGGATGATACTCATGCACTCGGCATCTTTCCCTGCCTGGCCTCAG CTGCTGAAGCTCTGACCCGGGAGTTCTCGGTGCTCAAGATCCGGCCCCTCACGCAGGGAAGCAAGCAGTCAAAGCTCAAAGCCTTGCAGAGGCCAA AACTCCTGCGTCTGGTGAAGGAGAGGCCGCAGACAAATGTGACGGTGGCCCGGAGGCTGGTGGCCCGGGCCCTGGGACTCCAACACAAAAAGAAAGAGCGGCCTGCTGTCCGGGGTCCGCTGCCGCCCTGA